A genomic segment from Flavobacterium inviolabile encodes:
- a CDS encoding tetratricopeptide repeat protein has protein sequence MKNVKVFTLLLSVIGTATFAQDLEQAKKAVDAEQYDKAKKILKSLVASDANNGRNFFYLGDLYLNEKSVDSAKIYFEKGLAAKDKGALNYIGLGEMNLDSGDGFGAEANFAKATKDIKKKDTEEFLLIGRAYIKSDRPDFKKAIESLKKVLVVDPKSAQAYLSLGDAYYGDRNINESYSAYRNAYDYDNTLLLAKVKLAAITKNTKAFPEAVKAFNEIVAINPNFGPVYRELAETYYYWGASETTNYNAYVKKALEYYEKYMSLTDYSLESRMRHADFLILAKDYKALEAEAKKMQQLDKVNPRILRYLGYSAHENGNHQESVKALNEFIAKAEAKKIIARDYLYLGLAKIGLSKKADGKSYDKTFFDEGVVEINKAVEKDPVIASELNEFGLKLFKEKFYRESGKIFEVAVKNPKSKNYLYDNFYLGYSLYFNYDEKTSPKDELTKADLAFTNVIAASPTTQDAHLYKAKVNRIIDTPESKKVMVGSYEEYIKIVKEKGETEKAKNNLIEAYTYVGAYYANNGDKAKAVENLQALLVLEPGNKYATDTLKKL, from the coding sequence ATGAAGAATGTAAAAGTTTTTACTTTGTTACTGTCTGTGATTGGTACTGCCACTTTTGCACAGGATTTGGAACAAGCAAAAAAAGCAGTTGATGCAGAGCAATATGACAAGGCAAAAAAAATATTAAAATCTTTAGTGGCTTCTGATGCCAATAACGGTAGAAATTTTTTCTATTTAGGAGATTTGTATTTGAATGAGAAATCTGTGGATTCGGCTAAAATCTATTTTGAAAAAGGATTAGCAGCTAAAGATAAAGGAGCACTTAACTATATCGGACTTGGGGAAATGAACCTTGACAGTGGTGATGGTTTCGGAGCGGAAGCTAATTTTGCCAAAGCAACAAAAGATATTAAAAAGAAAGATACAGAAGAATTTTTGTTAATCGGTAGAGCTTACATTAAGTCGGATCGTCCGGACTTTAAAAAAGCGATCGAAAGCCTGAAAAAAGTACTGGTTGTTGATCCTAAATCGGCTCAGGCCTATTTGAGCTTAGGTGATGCTTACTATGGCGATCGTAACATAAACGAGTCGTACAGTGCTTACCGTAATGCCTACGATTATGATAACACGTTGTTGCTTGCAAAAGTAAAATTAGCAGCGATTACAAAAAATACAAAAGCTTTCCCGGAAGCAGTAAAAGCGTTTAACGAAATTGTAGCCATCAACCCAAACTTCGGACCGGTTTACAGAGAGTTAGCAGAAACGTACTATTACTGGGGTGCCAGTGAAACAACAAACTATAATGCTTATGTGAAAAAAGCATTGGAGTACTATGAGAAATACATGAGCCTTACCGATTACTCTTTAGAGTCCCGTATGCGTCATGCCGATTTCTTAATCCTGGCAAAAGACTATAAAGCATTGGAAGCAGAAGCTAAAAAAATGCAACAGCTGGATAAAGTGAATCCGAGAATCTTACGTTACCTGGGATATTCTGCTCATGAGAACGGAAACCACCAGGAAAGTGTAAAAGCATTAAATGAATTTATTGCAAAAGCAGAAGCTAAGAAAATCATCGCCAGAGATTACCTGTATTTAGGATTAGCTAAAATCGGATTGTCTAAAAAAGCAGATGGAAAATCGTATGATAAAACGTTCTTTGACGAAGGAGTAGTTGAAATCAACAAAGCGGTAGAAAAAGATCCGGTTATTGCCAGCGAATTAAACGAGTTTGGTTTAAAACTATTCAAAGAGAAATTCTACAGAGAGTCTGGTAAAATCTTTGAAGTAGCGGTTAAAAATCCAAAATCGAAAAACTATTTGTATGATAACTTCTATTTAGGATATTCATTATACTTCAATTATGATGAGAAAACATCTCCTAAAGACGAGCTGACTAAAGCTGATCTTGCCTTTACAAATGTAATTGCAGCATCGCCGACAACTCAGGATGCACACTTATACAAAGCGAAAGTTAACCGTATTATCGATACTCCGGAATCTAAAAAAGTAATGGTGGGTTCTTATGAAGAATACATCAAAATTGTAAAAGAAAAAGGAGAAACGGAAAAAGCTAAAAACAACCTGATAGAAGCATATACTTATGTTGGGGCTTATTATGCTAATAACGGTGATAAAGCAAAAGCAGTAGAAAACTTACAGGCACTTTTAGTATTGGAGCCTGGTAATAAATATGCTACAGACACGTTGAAAAAATTGTAA
- a CDS encoding 7-carboxy-7-deazaguanine synthase QueE, with the protein MLKKEIQLAVERGEMLPLMEEFYTIQGEGYHTGTAAYFIRIGGCDVGCHWCDVKESWNAELHPPTATDLIVENAKKYAETVVITGGEPLTWDMTTLTRKLKEKNLRVHIETSGAYPLTGTWDWICLSPKKTKLPKDEVYENAHELKVIIHNKHDFLFAEEQAAKVNGKAILFLQPEWSKKEEMTPLIVDYVMNNPKWRVSLQTHKYLNIP; encoded by the coding sequence ATGCTTAAAAAAGAAATTCAATTAGCGGTAGAAAGAGGCGAAATGTTGCCTTTAATGGAGGAATTTTACACCATTCAGGGTGAAGGCTATCATACCGGTACAGCAGCTTATTTTATACGGATAGGCGGTTGTGACGTAGGATGCCATTGGTGTGACGTAAAGGAAAGCTGGAATGCCGAACTGCATCCGCCAACAGCAACGGATCTGATTGTTGAGAATGCAAAAAAATATGCCGAAACCGTTGTTATAACAGGTGGAGAACCGTTAACGTGGGACATGACTACGTTAACCCGTAAATTAAAAGAAAAGAACCTTCGGGTACATATCGAAACCTCCGGAGCCTATCCTTTAACGGGAACCTGGGACTGGATTTGTTTGTCGCCAAAAAAGACAAAACTTCCTAAGGATGAAGTCTATGAAAATGCACATGAACTAAAAGTGATTATTCACAACAAACACGATTTTCTTTTTGCCGAAGAGCAGGCTGCTAAAGTAAACGGCAAGGCTATATTGTTCTTACAGCCGGAATGGAGTAAGAAAGAGGAAATGACACCGCTAATCGTGGATTACGTGATGAACAACCCCAAATGGCGCGTATCATTACAGACGCATAAATATTTGAATATTCCATAA
- a CDS encoding DUF2059 domain-containing protein, translated as MKKIVLTFAFVLAAQIGMAQTNEAFKKDVLKVIDVTGSAGQMKLVKDQIIKMIPKEKQAAFLVEFEATLPSLYDKIANVYMQEYTHDDIKQILKFYETPIGKKMTEKAGVIAEKNMTASQEWGSSLQGMMMKYMQ; from the coding sequence ATGAAAAAAATAGTATTAACATTTGCCTTTGTTTTAGCAGCGCAAATAGGAATGGCCCAAACGAATGAGGCTTTCAAAAAAGATGTATTAAAAGTGATCGATGTTACCGGTTCTGCGGGACAAATGAAGCTTGTTAAGGATCAGATCATCAAAATGATCCCTAAAGAAAAACAAGCCGCTTTCCTGGTAGAATTTGAAGCAACATTACCGTCGCTATACGATAAAATCGCAAATGTTTATATGCAGGAATATACTCACGATGATATCAAACAGATCTTGAAATTTTACGAAACTCCGATTGGTAAAAAAATGACTGAAAAAGCGGGTGTTATCGCAGAGAAAAACATGACAGCAAGCCAGGAGTGGGGAAGCTCATTACAAGGAATGATGATGAAATACATGCAATAA
- a CDS encoding YkgJ family cysteine cluster protein, with protein MDNLIKNLPKLAKDKHNENKKYFDKLKKKTPKNLDYVMQELHDAEFKRTDCLKCANCCKTTGPLFTIADVERIAKHFRMKPQQFIEKYLRIDEDNDYVLQSVPCTFLDHENYCMIYDVRPKACREFPHTDRKKFQQIANLTLKNVAICPAAYNIVEEMKKKMPL; from the coding sequence ATGGACAATCTTATAAAAAATCTTCCAAAGCTTGCCAAAGATAAGCATAACGAAAACAAAAAGTATTTCGATAAGCTGAAAAAGAAAACGCCCAAGAATCTGGATTATGTGATGCAGGAACTGCATGATGCCGAGTTTAAAAGAACGGATTGCCTGAAATGTGCCAATTGCTGTAAAACAACAGGACCTTTGTTTACAATTGCCGATGTGGAACGGATTGCCAAACATTTCCGGATGAAACCGCAGCAGTTTATAGAAAAATACCTCCGCATTGATGAGGACAACGATTATGTGCTGCAAAGCGTTCCCTGTACTTTTCTGGATCATGAAAATTATTGTATGATCTACGATGTGCGCCCAAAAGCCTGTCGGGAGTTTCCGCATACCGACAGGAAGAAATTCCAGCAGATAGCGAATCTTACGTTAAAGAATGTTGCCATCTGTCCGGCCGCGTATAATATAGTGGAAGAAATGAAGAAAAAAATGCCGCTTTAA
- a CDS encoding LytR/AlgR family response regulator transcription factor: protein MQVAIVEDEHLASGYLKSILEKQDVIAVSKITILKSVKEAVAFFKEHTVDLVFMDIHLGDGKSLDIFEEISIPSPIIFVTAYDAYAIQVFKHFTIDYLLKPFEEQELLAAISKYKKMKSAFDLNQTVQSLATIENKNTDSYQKRFLVNHGYKFISINDSDIDCFMGSGKHLFIYTSNGNSYLYSDTIKDVINKLNPEFFFKVNRKYIFHISAIKEVIRHSSQKVEIKVTAAINDSSPILVSKHEIANFKKWLDR, encoded by the coding sequence ATGCAAGTAGCTATTGTAGAAGATGAGCATCTGGCTTCCGGTTATCTCAAATCGATTTTGGAGAAACAGGACGTCATTGCAGTGTCTAAAATAACTATTTTAAAATCTGTAAAAGAAGCGGTTGCTTTCTTTAAAGAGCATACTGTCGACCTGGTTTTTATGGACATTCACCTGGGTGACGGCAAAAGTCTGGACATTTTTGAAGAAATTTCTATCCCGAGTCCGATTATCTTTGTTACGGCTTATGATGCTTATGCCATACAGGTCTTCAAACATTTTACTATCGATTACCTACTCAAGCCTTTTGAAGAACAGGAACTGCTTGCCGCAATATCGAAATACAAAAAGATGAAAAGCGCTTTCGACCTGAATCAGACGGTGCAATCGCTGGCAACCATCGAAAACAAAAACACCGATTCCTACCAGAAACGTTTTCTGGTGAATCACGGTTATAAGTTTATTTCAATAAACGATTCCGATATTGATTGTTTTATGGGTTCCGGAAAGCATCTTTTTATTTACACTTCAAACGGCAACAGTTATTTGTACAGTGACACCATCAAGGATGTCATCAACAAACTCAATCCGGAGTTCTTTTTTAAAGTTAACCGGAAATACATTTTCCATATCTCGGCGATCAAAGAAGTCATTCGCCATTCCAGCCAGAAAGTAGAAATTAAAGTTACCGCCGCCATCAATGACAGCAGTCCGATATTGGTCAGCAAACATGAGATTGCCAATTTTAAAAAGTGGCTGGACCGGTAA
- a CDS encoding PH domain-containing protein, with amino-acid sequence MKTFRSKTDSAIIMILAASFIGPAILFISQKDWKGALLMCVVLAFIVYLFLETKYYIKEDILQVKAGFLVNKKIKIMSIQSVMKTDSVLSAPANSITDRIEIKYEGSKSVIISPKEKAAFVTELLAVNPAIVVQL; translated from the coding sequence TTGAAAACATTCCGATCCAAAACCGATTCCGCAATCATTATGATTCTTGCCGCCTCTTTTATAGGTCCGGCAATACTGTTTATCAGTCAGAAGGATTGGAAAGGAGCATTGCTTATGTGTGTGGTGCTGGCGTTTATTGTTTACCTGTTCCTGGAAACGAAATACTACATTAAAGAGGATATTTTACAGGTAAAAGCAGGATTTTTGGTCAATAAGAAAATAAAGATCATGTCCATTCAATCGGTCATGAAAACCGATTCGGTATTAAGTGCGCCTGCAAATTCGATTACGGACAGGATTGAAATAAAATATGAAGGCTCAAAAAGCGTGATTATCTCCCCAAAAGAAAAGGCAGCATTTGTAACGGAATTGCTGGCCGTGAATCCCGCTATTGTCGTGCAGTTATAA
- a CDS encoding RagB/SusD family nutrient uptake outer membrane protein translates to MKKISKYIVLFAAAIGMTGCNEFLDIKPEGKVIPETLEDFRAVLTTGYNAFPRHKSLASLRADELTLNEFDDQLVYYRDIYIWKDANPDPATTTFQWGQLYNTIFYTNVVINEASAKVPASAEKNQLIGEAHALRALTYFDLINLFGKPYNAATSGSDKGVPLALEVDLEQNFIPESVANVYNQILFDIDQAKNLLNQSTQATGLNYRFSKASIFALEARVRLYRNEWQKALDAANTALTYKNELADLNSAAVLPNKFNGVESVMALDDAFISTLKTASYASADLIGAFSQQNDLRFPLYFQASGSRFKFKKGGEQDQKCTFRTSELYLIKAEAQLRLDNVTEAKATVLPLLQKRYTPAGYTQLSAQVNNMSAQDFTNFLFEERRRELAVEGHRWFDLRRMNQKQIIHQIDGQDYTLIQNDPRYTLPYPRNAQLNNPNL, encoded by the coding sequence ATGAAAAAAATATCAAAATATATCGTTCTGTTTGCTGCTGCTATCGGAATGACCGGCTGTAATGAGTTCCTGGACATTAAACCGGAAGGAAAAGTGATTCCGGAAACGCTGGAAGATTTCCGTGCCGTACTGACAACCGGATATAATGCTTTTCCAAGACACAAATCGCTTGCGTCATTACGCGCAGACGAGCTGACCTTGAACGAATTTGACGATCAGCTGGTTTATTACAGAGACATCTATATCTGGAAAGATGCCAATCCGGATCCGGCAACGACCACATTTCAATGGGGACAGTTGTACAACACTATTTTCTATACGAATGTAGTGATTAACGAAGCCAGTGCAAAAGTTCCGGCTTCAGCAGAAAAGAACCAGTTAATCGGTGAAGCACATGCTTTAAGAGCCCTTACCTATTTTGACCTGATCAACCTGTTTGGGAAACCATACAACGCAGCGACATCTGGCAGTGATAAAGGTGTGCCTTTGGCTTTGGAAGTGGATCTGGAACAGAATTTCATTCCGGAAAGTGTTGCCAATGTTTACAATCAGATCCTTTTCGATATCGACCAGGCTAAGAATTTATTGAATCAGTCCACACAGGCAACAGGATTAAACTACCGTTTTTCCAAAGCTTCCATTTTTGCTTTAGAAGCAAGAGTGCGTTTGTACCGTAACGAATGGCAAAAAGCACTGGATGCTGCCAATACGGCTCTGACTTATAAAAATGAGCTTGCCGACCTGAACAGTGCCGCTGTGTTACCAAACAAATTCAACGGAGTGGAATCGGTAATGGCTTTAGACGATGCTTTTATCAGTACTTTAAAAACGGCTTCTTATGCTTCTGCAGATCTGATTGGTGCTTTCAGCCAGCAGAATGACCTTCGTTTTCCGTTGTATTTCCAGGCATCGGGCAGCCGCTTCAAATTTAAAAAAGGTGGTGAGCAGGATCAGAAATGTACTTTCAGAACTTCCGAGTTGTATTTAATCAAAGCGGAAGCGCAGTTAAGACTGGACAACGTTACCGAAGCAAAAGCAACGGTATTGCCATTGTTACAGAAAAGATATACGCCGGCCGGATATACCCAGTTGAGTGCCCAGGTGAACAACATGTCTGCTCAGGATTTCACCAACTTCCTTTTTGAAGAAAGAAGACGTGAATTAGCCGTAGAAGGACATCGCTGGTTTGATCTGAGAAGAATGAATCAGAAACAGATTATTCACCAGATAGACGGACAGGATTATACGCTTATTCAGAATGACCCGCGTTATACGCTGCCTTATCCACGAAATGCGCAGTTGAATAACCCTAATTTATAA
- a CDS encoding PstS family phosphate ABC transporter substrate-binding protein, producing the protein MKKIALKLSVLLGVAFLTFQMGCKKPSDNPEEIEETPVSGKATVSVEETIFPIMEDEVIIFENDYNRAKIELHKKTETEILKSIFQNSSQVVVLPRTLDSVELKNFKSKSIIPRITEIGTDALAFIVNAKEKDSTITTEEIVAVMLGKKSTRIKNLVFDNANSSSVRTIRELANVQVLPKEGVFSLNSNEELIRHIAANPGTVGVVGVNWLLQAPKDLKPYVENVKVLGVNNNKLKDNKFYKPTQSAIAKGDYPITRKLYLLNFQGTTGLGMGFASFVAGNKGQRIILKSGLVPAIMPSREILVKDK; encoded by the coding sequence ATGAAAAAGATTGCTTTAAAATTATCTGTTTTACTTGGAGTGGCTTTCCTGACATTCCAAATGGGGTGTAAGAAACCAAGTGACAATCCGGAAGAAATTGAAGAAACACCTGTTTCGGGAAAAGCGACCGTTTCGGTTGAAGAAACGATCTTCCCGATAATGGAAGACGAAGTGATTATCTTTGAAAATGATTACAATCGTGCAAAGATTGAATTGCATAAAAAAACGGAAACCGAAATACTAAAATCTATTTTTCAGAATAGTTCGCAGGTGGTTGTACTGCCACGAACGTTAGACTCTGTCGAACTGAAGAATTTCAAAAGTAAAAGCATTATACCGCGTATTACGGAAATCGGAACCGATGCCTTAGCTTTTATTGTAAATGCTAAAGAAAAAGATTCCACCATCACCACTGAGGAAATTGTAGCAGTGATGCTGGGAAAAAAATCTACAAGAATCAAAAACCTGGTCTTTGATAATGCCAATTCAAGTTCCGTGAGAACAATCAGAGAATTGGCCAATGTACAGGTATTACCAAAAGAAGGTGTCTTTTCCTTAAACTCAAATGAAGAATTAATCAGGCACATTGCTGCTAACCCTGGAACAGTAGGAGTTGTTGGCGTAAACTGGCTGCTTCAGGCACCAAAAGACCTTAAGCCTTATGTTGAAAATGTTAAAGTTTTAGGGGTTAACAACAATAAACTGAAAGATAATAAGTTCTATAAACCAACGCAAAGCGCTATTGCTAAAGGTGATTATCCGATTACGCGAAAGCTGTATTTGTTAAATTTTCAGGGAACCACCGGTTTAGGCATGGGGTTTGCATCTTTTGTTGCAGGGAATAAAGGACAGCGGATTATTTTAAAATCCGGATTAGTTCCCGCAATAATGCCAAGTAGAGAAATACTGGTTAAGGATAAATAG
- a CDS encoding energy transducer TonB → MSRLNIFKKGWIDMVFEGRNKAYGAYQLRSENPKTTTRALFLGIVLFGSAVSAPLIMRFISENIGVEKKENMDKVIETALLPPPPKDEILPPPPPPEPPKSVNDQVKFPPPKVVDKKLVRDEDPPTVKDLETADPGQKNVKGDKEAGDILIDKPAGDGPKNSDIVDDGNKVFFTVEVPPEFPGGMAGFNKYVQKNFRAPDVDEGVKTLRVIVGFVVERDGSLTDIKVLRDPGYGMGKEAIRMLQNAPKWKAGVQNGRAVRVAYNLPITIQVGE, encoded by the coding sequence ATGTCAAGATTAAACATATTTAAAAAAGGGTGGATTGATATGGTTTTTGAAGGCCGTAACAAAGCCTATGGTGCTTATCAATTACGTTCAGAGAACCCTAAAACTACAACAAGAGCACTTTTTCTTGGAATAGTTTTATTCGGTTCTGCAGTAAGTGCTCCTTTGATCATGCGATTTATCTCTGAGAATATCGGTGTTGAGAAAAAGGAAAACATGGACAAGGTAATTGAAACAGCATTATTGCCACCACCGCCAAAAGATGAAATTTTACCACCACCACCACCACCGGAGCCACCAAAGTCTGTAAACGATCAGGTGAAATTCCCTCCGCCGAAAGTGGTTGATAAAAAATTAGTGCGTGACGAAGATCCGCCAACGGTTAAAGATTTGGAAACTGCTGATCCTGGACAAAAAAATGTTAAAGGAGATAAAGAAGCAGGAGATATCCTGATCGACAAACCAGCGGGTGACGGGCCTAAAAACTCGGATATCGTTGACGATGGAAATAAAGTATTCTTTACTGTAGAAGTTCCGCCGGAATTTCCAGGAGGTATGGCTGGTTTCAACAAATACGTTCAGAAAAACTTCAGAGCTCCTGATGTTGATGAAGGTGTTAAAACATTAAGAGTTATTGTTGGTTTCGTTGTAGAAAGAGACGGATCATTAACAGACATTAAAGTTTTAAGAGATCCAGGTTACGGAATGGGTAAAGAAGCGATCCGTATGTTGCAGAATGCACCAAAATGGAAAGCCGGAGTTCAAAATGGTAGAGCGGTACGTGTAGCGTATAACTTGCCAATCACTATTCAAGTAGGAGAATAA
- a CDS encoding class I SAM-dependent methyltransferase yields MKDLIGKAILDYQTHNAPEDIITETSITEADSMSVAYLFRSFKEMPKIEQKALQLAKGRVLDVGCGAGSHSLYLQEKGFDVTAIDISENAIEACKLRGLQNAFVQDMMTLTAAPFDTILLLMNGTGICGKLNRIAPFLQKLKTLLSIHGQILIDSSDIIYMFDEDEDGGKWIPSDVDYYGEVLFNVSYKGEKEDPFDWVYVDYNTLQNAAHANGLHCELIKEGPHFEYLARLTHLKL; encoded by the coding sequence ATGAAAGACCTAATAGGAAAAGCAATACTGGATTATCAGACGCATAACGCACCGGAAGACATCATTACCGAAACTTCAATTACCGAAGCCGACAGTATGAGTGTTGCCTATCTTTTCCGCAGTTTTAAAGAAATGCCGAAGATCGAGCAAAAAGCCCTGCAGCTTGCCAAAGGAAGGGTTCTCGATGTGGGCTGCGGTGCCGGAAGCCACAGCCTGTATTTACAGGAAAAAGGTTTTGATGTTACGGCTATTGATATTTCGGAAAACGCTATTGAAGCCTGTAAGTTAAGAGGTCTTCAAAATGCTTTTGTCCAGGACATGATGACGCTCACAGCTGCGCCGTTCGATACGATCCTGCTGCTGATGAACGGAACCGGTATTTGCGGAAAGCTGAACCGGATCGCTCCGTTTCTTCAGAAACTAAAAACTTTATTATCCATACATGGACAGATTTTAATAGACAGTTCCGATATTATTTATATGTTCGATGAAGATGAAGACGGCGGAAAATGGATTCCATCCGATGTGGATTATTATGGCGAAGTACTTTTTAATGTTAGCTATAAGGGTGAAAAGGAAGATCCTTTTGACTGGGTTTATGTGGACTACAATACGCTGCAAAATGCGGCACATGCAAACGGCCTGCATTGCGAACTGATAAAAGAAGGTCCGCATTTTGAATACCTGGCACGACTGACGCATCTTAAATTATAA